The proteins below come from a single Candidatus Delongbacteria bacterium genomic window:
- a CDS encoding tRNA (cytidine(34)-2'-O)-methyltransferase — protein MFHIVLYQPEIPQNSGNLIRLCAATGCQLHLIRPLGFQLDDARMKRAGLDYFERSSFQVHESLDQLLNAQDESRFRFFTTHCSTPYTRHDYREGDWLVFGPESRGLPSQLLELYPEQCLTIPMPGRTRSLNLANSAAIAVYEGLRQCGAWPE, from the coding sequence ATGTTCCATATCGTCCTGTACCAGCCGGAAATTCCCCAGAACAGCGGGAACCTGATTCGCCTCTGTGCGGCCACCGGCTGCCAGTTGCACCTGATCCGTCCATTGGGTTTCCAGTTGGACGATGCCCGCATGAAACGCGCGGGTCTGGACTACTTCGAGCGCAGCTCCTTTCAGGTGCACGAGTCACTGGACCAGTTGCTGAATGCCCAGGACGAGAGTCGCTTCCGCTTCTTCACCACCCATTGCAGCACTCCATATACGCGCCACGACTACCGCGAAGGCGACTGGCTGGTCTTCGGACCAGAAAGCCGAGGCCTGCCTTCCCAGTTGCTGGAACTGTATCCGGAGCAATGCCTGACCATTCCCATGCCGGGCCGGACCCGCAGTCTGAACCTGGCCAACAGTGCGGCGATCGCCGTGTACGAGGGGCTGCGCCAGTGTGGCGCCTGGCCCGAATGA